The segment GAGTTCTTTTGAATAGTTAATTATCTGAGAATTTACCAAATTCCTTGTAGGAATTACTGCATATGACTCATTTAGAGCATGCCTGATATAGGTTACCCTGGGAGTAATTTTATGAACATATCCATTAAAATTAGTTTCTAATTGAATTCTATCTCCTTCAACAAATATCTTATCTTTTCTAATCATTATGTAAGCAAAATAATTCTGCATTGTTTCTTGTAATGCAAGTCCAACACCTATGGCAAATCCACCAGTTGCAGTAGCTAATACAAAAAGATCTACACCCCACCAACTGACAATTCCTAAAACAACTGCAACAAAAATTCCTATTGGAAGAATTTGTTTATATGATTTAGGAAGATCTTTTCTTTTTCTTTCAGCATATCCAGCTGGACGACCTCCTGGAATTATTGGATCATAGTGATTAAGTCTTTTTTCTTCTCTCCACATATCAATTTGATATATTTCCTCAGGATCTTTTCCAGGAAGTAATTTTTTTCCAGATTCATTATTTCCAGTTATGCAAAAATTGTAATACTCGTTGTATTTTCTTCTCTCTGATTCTTTGAATTTTTCAAATGGATTCTTCACCAAATTTTCAAATCCACCAATTGGATATCCTTTCTTGGTACGAAGAGACTCAAGTTTTCTTATACCTTCAGAAGTTTTTAATAATTTTTGAAATTCTGATTCATCTAATCCATCGGGTGGATGCTTTGGTGGAACCCATTTAAATAATTTATGAAACAAATCATCTTTATCGTCTTTAAAACCACGTAGTTCTTTCCAATTCAGATAATCCTCCTTTTCAAGATTGGATTTTTCTAACTTATCAAGAAAAATTGGAATTAAATGTGCTATTGAATAACCAATTACTAAAATATTGATTGTATTGAGTGTTTTTGCAAACGTCTCAGAAGCATTAAATTCTTCAACAGTTTGTTCTGAGTCATTAAATAATTCTGTAGTTTGAATATACACATTTGTAGAAGAAACTAAGGCGATTGCAAAGAAAGGTAAAACTCCTACACGCATAAATCGGGCAAAATGTGGTCTGGTATAGGAAAACTTTTGTTTTTTTGTCCAATTTGCAAAACTTCTATATGCAATTACAATTCCAATTATTCCTACAATTAATACAGTTAGTGCAATTTGTAGAGATGGAGATGACGCAATAAGTTGGGGGAGTGCATCGAACTTACTAACTTGATCTGAAACTACATTTAACACTTCTTCTGCCATTCTACTTCACTAAGTAACGATCACAAATACAAAGGTTAAGAAACTTTACATTTTTTATAAAAAAATCACTTTTGAGATTTAATTATATAAAAAATATGTGTAACCTTTAACAAGGGTATCTGCGTTATTTACTGAATGACCTATCAGGCAACTATATGGGATGATTCTCCATCACTAAAATCCTATACTTTATCAAATTTCCGCCAAATTCCACAAATTCAGAAACTTTCTGAAGAAACTCAATTTGAGATGGAAGTAGTTGGTAATGTATTGCCCTTCAAAGCAAATAACTATGTTGTAGAGCAACTTATTGATTGGAATAATATTCCAAATGATCCAATGTATGTTTTAACATTTCCTCAAAAAGGAATGCTAAAACCAGATCATTATGATAGAATGGCAACTGCATTAAAAAATAATGCAGATAAAAAAGAAATTGCATCCATTGCAAATGAAATTCGTCTTCAACTAAATCCACATCCAGCAGGTCAAATGGAACTTAATGTTCCAACACTAAAAGATGGTACCAAATTATTTGGAATGCAGCACAAATATAATGAAACATGTTTGTTTTTTCCAAGCCAAAGTCAAACATGTCATGCATATTGTAGCTTTTGTTTTAGATGGCCACAATTTGTTGGAATGGATGAAATGAAGTTTGCTATGCAAGAAGGTGATCAACTTGTTCAATATCTGAGAGAACACCCTGAAATTTCTGATGTTCTCTTTACTGGAGGAGATCCAATGATCATGAAAGCAAAAATGTTTTCAAAATATATTGATATTTTAATAGATGCAAAACTTCCAAATCTTAAAACAATTAGAATTGGAACAAAATCTCTCTCATATTGGCCTTACAAATTTTTGACAGATTCTGATTCTCAGGAAATGTTAGATGTATTTAGAAAAATAACTAAAAATGGATTACATCTTGCATTTATGGCTCACTTTAATCATCTAAATGAATTATCTACAAGTGCTGTTGTTGATGCAATTAATGCAGTAAGATCAACAGGTGCTCAAATTAGAACACAATCTCCACTACTGGCACATATCAATGACGATGCAGATATGTGGGCAAAAATGTGGACAAAACAGGTTCAGTTAGGATGTATTCCGTATTACATGTTTGTAGTAAGAGATACAGGAGCTCAACATTATTTTGGCGTTCCTCTAGTCAAGGCATATGAAATATTTAAAAAAGCATACTCATCTGTGAGTGGATTAGCAAGAACTGTTCGGGGACCAAGTATGTCTGCTACTCCAGGAAAAGTTCATGTTATTGGAACAGCAGATCTTCAAGATCAAAAAGTCATTGTTCTCCGATTCTTACAAGGAAGAAATCCAAATTGGGTTCAAGTTCCATTTTTTGCAAAGTATGACGAAAATGCTATTTGGTTAGATGATCTAAAACCTGCACTAACTGATAAATTCTTCTTTGAAGATGAATTAAAGAATTTCAAAAAAACAAATCCAATCGAAGATTATCCAGAATCCTAAAAACTTTACATGACTATATTGACAATTCTGCTTTACTAACTATTATTAGTAAAGTGATTTTAAAGTATTGTAATGGATGCAGACGCTGCCCTAAAAAAAATTCAGGCAGAAAATATTACTTTTGTTAATTTATGGTTTGTAGATATTTTTGGAGAACTACATCGACTTGGAATGCCAAGCTATGCAATTGATAAAAATAGTTTTGAAAATGGTTTAGAAAAACTAGATGCAAGCTCAATCGTCGGGTTCAAATCTGTTAATAAATCAGATATGATCTTAAAACCAGATCCTAATTCATTTAGAATTCTACCAAGTGATTATGATCAAGGAAACAGAAAAAATGCTGTCTTCTATTGTGATTTGTATGAAGGAAATTCTGTAGATGAAATTAGATATAATCGTGATTCTAGGGGAATTGCTCAAAAAGCCTCTAAAAAACTCAAAGAATTTGGTTTGACTCATACTAATTGGGGACCTGAGATTGAATTTTTTGTTTTTGATACTATTAACGTCTATCCGTCTCCATATGGAGCAACTCAGTCTTATGGTGGTTCGGGATATTCCATTGAATCAAAAGAATCTCCTTGGGCTAAAGGTAATGTAAGTACTGCAATTAATCTAAAAGAAGGATACTATCCAGCTCAACCAAAAGATACACTTGAAACATTTAGAAAAGACATTTGTGAAGATCTATACAATCATTTTGGTATTAAAATAGAGGCTGAACATCATGAAGTTGCAACATCTGGTCAATGTGAAATTAATTTAGTTTATGATGAAATGATTAAAATGGCAGATAGTGTTGTTGCGGTCAAAAATATT is part of the Nitrosopumilus sp. genome and harbors:
- a CDS encoding mechanosensitive ion channel domain-containing protein produces the protein MAEEVLNVVSDQVSKFDALPQLIASSPSLQIALTVLIVGIIGIVIAYRSFANWTKKQKFSYTRPHFARFMRVGVLPFFAIALVSSTNVYIQTTELFNDSEQTVEEFNASETFAKTLNTINILVIGYSIAHLIPIFLDKLEKSNLEKEDYLNWKELRGFKDDKDDLFHKLFKWVPPKHPPDGLDESEFQKLLKTSEGIRKLESLRTKKGYPIGGFENLVKNPFEKFKESERRKYNEYYNFCITGNNESGKKLLPGKDPEEIYQIDMWREEKRLNHYDPIIPGGRPAGYAERKRKDLPKSYKQILPIGIFVAVVLGIVSWWGVDLFVLATATGGFAIGVGLALQETMQNYFAYIMIRKDKIFVEGDRIQLETNFNGYVHKITPRVTYIRHALNESYAVIPTRNLVNSQIINYSKELKTVPAIVKVGVSYLNNPKQVAAILVKIGKRAMKEIVDERGKHMVVQNRCPNLDQNLPSCGCDKEILEDLNQPVVRFNQFNDSSLDFALWVYVTDYGAQFKVQTEMRMMMYEEFKRYDIRIPWPIRTVYQGDEKREAKEIGSLDDIRNKVIDEFGVGDLSKGGDD
- a CDS encoding lysine 2,3-aminomutase, giving the protein MTYQATIWDDSPSLKSYTLSNFRQIPQIQKLSEETQFEMEVVGNVLPFKANNYVVEQLIDWNNIPNDPMYVLTFPQKGMLKPDHYDRMATALKNNADKKEIASIANEIRLQLNPHPAGQMELNVPTLKDGTKLFGMQHKYNETCLFFPSQSQTCHAYCSFCFRWPQFVGMDEMKFAMQEGDQLVQYLREHPEISDVLFTGGDPMIMKAKMFSKYIDILIDAKLPNLKTIRIGTKSLSYWPYKFLTDSDSQEMLDVFRKITKNGLHLAFMAHFNHLNELSTSAVVDAINAVRSTGAQIRTQSPLLAHINDDADMWAKMWTKQVQLGCIPYYMFVVRDTGAQHYFGVPLVKAYEIFKKAYSSVSGLARTVRGPSMSATPGKVHVIGTADLQDQKVIVLRFLQGRNPNWVQVPFFAKYDENAIWLDDLKPALTDKFFFEDELKNFKKTNPIEDYPES
- the glnA gene encoding type I glutamate--ammonia ligase produces the protein MDADAALKKIQAENITFVNLWFVDIFGELHRLGMPSYAIDKNSFENGLEKLDASSIVGFKSVNKSDMILKPDPNSFRILPSDYDQGNRKNAVFYCDLYEGNSVDEIRYNRDSRGIAQKASKKLKEFGLTHTNWGPEIEFFVFDTINVYPSPYGATQSYGGSGYSIESKESPWAKGNVSTAINLKEGYYPAQPKDTLETFRKDICEDLYNHFGIKIEAEHHEVATSGQCEINLVYDEMIKMADSVVAVKNIVKVKAKRKNKVATFMPKPIFGDNASAMHTHQSLWNDKINVMFDPNDEVAQLSQLGRYYVGGILEHASALCAITNPTTNSYKRLVPGFEAPVNVCWGMGNRSAAIRVPMYYRNQEKSKRIEYRVPDPTANIYLLEAALLLAGLDGIKNKIDPGDPVEENVYKLSAEKKREYKIGSLPVSLKGALNSLQSDSGFLEEIFTKDFLDIYCELKNKEYTAFAQTPTAWEVSMYADA